One window of the Aptenodytes patagonicus chromosome 17, bAptPat1.pri.cur, whole genome shotgun sequence genome contains the following:
- the GTF2I gene encoding general transcription factor II-I isoform X4, giving the protein MAQTTAPATSIHDEDSSESRMVVTFLMSALESMCKELAKSKAEVACIAVYETDVFVVGTERGRAFVNSRKDFQKDFVKYCVTEEERAAELQKTKTVPPVNRLTVDIVELEALRKSVEDFFCFCYGKALGKSTVVPVPYEKIQRDQSAVVVQGLPEGLAFKHPANYDVSTLKWILENKSGISFIIKRPFLEPKKHLGAHMTESSHSVIPPGGSCPPIQVKTEPNEDSGISLEMATVTVKEESDDPDYYQYNIPGPSETSEMDEKIALAKSYTGSHQGSDCSEGTDVEIPVEG; this is encoded by the exons ATGGCCCAAACTACTGCACCAGCAACATCCATCCATGATGAGGACTCCTCTGAAAGCAGAATGGTGGTTACATTCCTCATGTCAGCACTTGAGTCAATG tgtaAAGAACTTGCCAAGTCCAAGGCAGAAGTTGCCTGTATTGCTGTATACGAAACAGATGTGTTTGTAGTTGGAACTGAGAGAGGAAGAGCCTTTGTCAATTCTAGGAAAGATTTTCAGAAGGATTTTGTTAAATACT GTGTTACAGAAGAGGAGagagctgcagaactgcagaaaacaaagactgTACCACCTGTAAACAGACTGACAGTGGATATTGTGGAACTGGAAGCTCTCAGAAAGTCTGTGGAggactttttctgcttttgctatg GTAAAGCTTTAGGAAAGTCAACAGTGGTACCTGTGCCATATGAGAAGATTCAGAGGGACCAGTCTGCTGTGGTAGTGCAGGGCCTGCCCGAAGGACTTGCATTTAAACATCCAGCAAATTACGATGTTTCAACCCTGAAATGGATTTTGGAAAACAAGTCAGGGATCTCATTTATCATCAAAAG GCCTTTCCTAGAGCCAAAGAAACACCTAG GAGCTCATATGACAGAATCTTCACATTCAGTTATACCTCCAGGTGGAAG ttGTCCTCCTATTCAAGTGAAAACGGAACCAAATGAGGATTCTG gaatttctttggaaatggcAACAGTAACAGTGAAGGAGGAATCAGATGATCCTGACTACTATCAATATAATATTCCAG GCCCTTCCGAAACGTCGGAGATGGATGAAAAAATTGCTCTTGCAAAAAGTTACACAG GAAGCCACCAGGGTTCCGATTGCAGTGAAGGAACAGATGTGGAAATACCGGTAGAAGGTTAG